The following coding sequences lie in one Fusarium poae strain DAOMC 252244 chromosome 1, whole genome shotgun sequence genomic window:
- a CDS encoding hypothetical protein (BUSCO:10062at5125) has protein sequence MEVDTVTRYRSRILREMKANRDNPFNSPPSSTGSHGTVSPTVSSVFSDPDGESTRRLNEDIARVTAPRNLPVNWEAAHRKWPEFFGAPKTREVPVYDDDTDTRPMSAESKENKPPAIKFQIDDITQNTWQGSARTRSEMQPRVDNESDLSSILSKSPARAHSYQSWNKNTHNPSPLSKVHNRVSSESMVGEQQQRESLSDALDRLRRGARSPDLQDQDQQKSSPHMSSAKSSLTAVPPSPVSIASPAHNESNARSFFMPDISHLGDFVDGTLRFTGSMRNGVPIFVKNGRVHDRFEKPSLAAHAEVDEVDVPEDEEKIFVSMDMIRDEINSLQEHYDKVHEYAENLQQQVERLEAQLKSRKSFDKDYDSSRANENLVAQKNRLELEISTLQSRLEQASRKNTLNEIENDSLSQERDRAVRKLQEACEDINKLMRKLNTKQKELETTHKQLESTDQIRTENDTLKRDLMSIKHGRDSLESENKTLSAANETLRKDYEALKEEIESLRSDNGARHGHQSLINENRSLRTTNKALVDENEVLRENLDEAQHELDAAKEEIENLQQELQNASQDKSSLGEDNASLVRHNEKYFEENKILRRENSGFERTTRDLHDKNKKLKEEVVFLKEQLESYRPVPKEDFSARLDDETEENMTSAFIPDITMNSTDNVDTAENAQATQTKEITGQTDDSIRLPTLPDITEEETRTHTKRDSTVQSETRQSQSKTKNSKSGTQQKVAFSIPGTTSKKSSSNVANQGSKRRTTSDSKRRSSLKGIATYTYDMDTVEDNDETTGAQSVENTTQDNDYSTQLDVVPLPRKEAKGTEQKQKQSNTKDLTVQSQKSQHSRSHSRSSRKQVTTDITANSIKSDKDACPVLSNDARRVLDDLCEHECKNCTVCSRITSHRGIFSSADIVAGKKRVTIRRPVPVTDRDLSVEDPTMRPSQHPGHALAVVIKGLEDESHHLQLELTRIQAKYSGRDKALGRRDRVSLAESIRTLLKQLEAKNDQIYSLYDVLEGQKAAGQAMSEEEIELTVLNITGMTVRDATSHSDQLTWEGIPEL, from the exons ATGGAGGTCGACACCGTCACCAGATATCGTTCCCGCATTCTTAGAGAAATGAAAGCAAACCGCGATAACCCATTCAACTCCCCGCCATCATCCACCGGTTCTCACGGCACCGTCAGCCCAACAGTTTCTTCCGTATTTTCTGACCCAGACGGCGAGTCTACACGGAGACTCAACGAGGACATTGCTCGCGTTACTGCTCCTCGCAACCTACCCGTCAATTGGGAGGCTGCCCACCGCAAGTGGCCCGAGTTCTTTGGTGCTCCCAAGACACGCGAAGTGCCCgtttacgacgacgacacTGACACTCGACCTATGAGCGCCGAGTCAAAGGAGAACAAGCCTCCTGCTATCAAGTTCCAGATCGACGACATTACACAAAACACCTGGCAAGGTTCCGCTAGAACGCGTTCCGAGATGCAGCCTCGTGTCGATAACGAGTCCGACCTGTCATCAATACTCTCCAAGTCTCCTGCACGAGCACACTCCTACCAATCTTGGAACAAGAACACACATAACCCCAGCCCACTATCCAAGGTCCACAACCGAGTCTCGTCCGAATCAATGGTTGGCGAACAGCAGCAAAGAGAATCTCTATCAGATGCGCTAGACCGTCTACGCAGAGGGGCAAGAAGCCCTGAtcttcaagaccaagaccagcaAAAGTCATCACCGCATATGTCTTCTGCCAAGTCCAGCCTGACAGCTGTACCCCCATCACCTGTATCTATCGCTAGCCCTGCCCACAATGAGAGCAATGCCCGCTCTTTCTTCATGCCCGACATCTCCCATCTTGGTGATTTCGTCGATGGCACACTTCGATTCACCGGCTCAATGAGAAACGGCGTTCCCATTTTTGTCAAGAATGGCAGGGTTCATGATCGTTTTGAGAAGCCATCTCTCGCCGCTCATGCTGAAGTTGACGAAGTTGATGTGcctgaagacgaagagaaaATCTTTGTGTCGATGGACATGATCCGTGACGAGATAAACTCTCTTCAAGAGCACTACGATAAGGTTCACGAATATGCCGAGAACCTGCAGCAACAGGTTGAGCGACTGGAGGCTCAGCTTAAGTCGCGAAAGTCCTTCGACAAAGACTACGACTCTTCTCGAGCCAATGAGAATCTTGTGGCCCAAAAGAACC GTTTGGAACTTGAAATCTCTACTCTTCAATCCCGCTTAGAACAGGCTTCCCGTAAGAACACCTTGAACGAGATTGAGAATGACTCGTTGTCTCAAGAACGAGACCGTGCCGTGAGGAAGCTACAAGAAGCATGTGAAGATATTAACAAGCTCATGCGTAAGCTCAACACGAAGCAAAAGGAGCTGGAGACAACGCACAAACAACTTGAGTCAACAGATCAGATCCGTACTGAAAACGACACTCTCAAACGGGATTTGATGTCTATAAAACATGGACGCGACTCACTGGAGTCTGAGAACAAGACACTGTCAGCCGCCAATGAGACCCTTCGTAAGGATTATGAGGCCTTGAAGGAGGAAATTGAGTCCCTTCGCAGTGACAACGGTGCCAGACACGGTCACCAGTCCTTGATCAATGAGAACCGTTCACTACGAACAACAAACAAAGCTCTTGTCGATGAGAATGAGGTACTGCGCGAAAACCTTGACGAGGCCCAGCATGAACTCGATGCTGCCAAGGAAGAGATCGAGAACCTGCAGCAAGAACTCCAGAATGCATCACAGGATAAGTCATCGCTTGGCGAGGACAATGCAAGCCTGGTGCGACACAACGAAAAGTACTTTGAGGAGAACAAGATCCTTCGACGTGAGAACTCCGGATTCGAACGAACTACGCGTGATCTTCATGACAAAaacaagaagctcaaggaggAGGTGGTTTTCCTGAAGGAGCAACTAGAATCCTACCGTCCGGTCCCCAAGGAAGACTTCTCTGCCcgtcttgatgatgagaCTGAGGAGAACATGACATCGGCTTTCATTCCTGACATTACCATGAACAGCACCGATAATGTTGATACTGCCGAGAACGCGCAAGCCACCCAGACCAAGGAGATTACCGGGCAGACCGATGATAGTATCAGATTGCCGACTCTTCCTGATATCACGGAGGAGGAAACTCGTACCCACACCAAACGCGACAGCACTGTTCAAAGCGAAACTAGGCAATCGCAGAGCAAGACTAAGAACTCCAAATCTGGCACACAACAAAAGGTTGCCTTCTCCATCCCTGGAACGACGTCAAAGAAGAGCAGTTCCAATGTCGCCAACCAAGGAAGCAAGCGTCGAACAACATCCGATTCTAAGAGGCGAAGCTCTTTGAAGGGTATTGCAACTTACACCTACGACATGGACACAGTAGAAGACAACGACGAGACGACTGGTGCTCAATCAGTTGAGAACACCACACAGGATAACGATTACTCGACACAACTGGACGTTGTTCCCTTGCCACGTAAGGAGGCCAAGGGAACagagcagaagcagaagcagtcGAACACTAAGGACTTGACTGTTCAAAGTCAAAAGTCTCAGCACTCTCGATCCCATTCGCGGTCTTCACGCAAACAGGTTACGACTGATATCACGGCTAACAGCATCAAGAGCGACAAGGATGCCTGCCCTGTTCTCTCTAATGATGCCAGGAGAGTTCTTGACGATCTCTGCGAGCACGAATGCAAAAACTGCACAGTTTGCAGTCGCATTACGTCTCACCGTGGCATCTTTTCTTCCGCTGATATTGTTGCCGGTAAGAAGCGTGTTACCATTCGACGACCTGTCCCTGTCACGGATCGTGACCTCTCAGTCGAGGATCCTACTATGCGACCTTCTCAGCACCCTGGCCATGCGCTCGCTGTAGTCATCAAGGGCTTGGAGGATGAGTCTCACCATCTCCAACTCGAGCTTACCCGCATTCAAGCCAAGTACAGCGGCCGGGACAAGGCTTTGGGTCGCCGTGATCGTGTGAGCCTTGCTGAAAGCATTCGTACACTGCTCAAGCAACTTGAGGCGAAGAATGACCAGATCTACAGCCTGTATGATGTCCTTGAAGGCCAGAAGGCCGCTGGCCAGGCCATGTCGGAGGAGGAGATTGAGCTGACTGTGCTCAACATCACGGGCATGACAGTCCGCGATGCCACAAGTCACAGCGACCAACTTACTTGGGAGGGTATCCCTGAGTTATAA
- a CDS encoding hypothetical protein (SECRETED:SignalP(1-15)) has product MGLIGLVIAISTIFASQDDNGTRSGGCCTRRNQNQQIYTVSPNPGYTNYAGRSSCHQRKMERRAQRQLQRADRSQLRAEQRANRNFQKAERYQAGAMLVKSGAQRVGLVGQPQVESVPDRRSFQEEPKDDGLYELDAINQQHIAREAPPPSYDEVVRK; this is encoded by the coding sequence ATGGGTCTCATCGGTCTTGTTATTGCTATCAGTACCATCTTCGCTAGCCAAGATGACAATGGCACTCGCTCAGGCGGTTGCTGTACTCGCCGAAACCAAAACCAACAAATCTACACGGTTTCACCCAACCCTGGATACACAAACTACGCGGGCCGATCTTCATGCCACCAGCGCAAGATGGAACGTCGCGCTCAAAGACAACTACAGCGCGCTGATCGCTCCCAGCTTCGCGCAGAACAGCGGGCAAATAGGAACTTCCAGAAGGCCGAGAGGTACCAGGCGGGTGCTATGCTGGTCAAGTCGGGAGCACAGAGAGTTGGTCTTGTCGGGCAGCCTCAAGTCGAGAGTGTTCCTGATAGAAGGAGCTTTCAAGAAGAGCCCAAGGATGATGGTCTCTATGAGTTGGATGCTATCAACCAGCAACACATTGCAAGAgaagcaccaccaccatcataTGATGAAGTTGTACGAAAGTGA
- a CDS encoding hypothetical protein (SECRETED:SignalP(1-22)~BUSCO:15972at5125~CAZy:GH76), whose translation MAWLKVAAGVASVLAITKPISAAPSRENAQQDYCPIIYDEQPTNCRAIPETFLSFSPKKSEPSPAETQILEDALSALSTLQDTFFEPDYATWPSAIDWTAAVTGTVVAGMLTTLSKAINTVDLGGVDDWRVKENIISTFYAQLVGSYFGQDVLSLRGQAYDDILWVVLGWIEAIKFVNTHAELHYPKIKSKGTAPNSLKDMIDAMPWQGYNWFSSFSHRSRIFWNLATHGWETKFCNGGMVWNPRLNPYKNAITNELWISASISMYEHFPGDNFTAPWLNNAVFPDNDPAHLEAAIEGYKWLIDVNMTNSRGLFVDGYHIDSSKPGNTKCDIRDEMVYTYNQGVLLTGQRGLWSVSGSASYLEDGHRLIQSVIEATGWDLKGDKPADDTRRLGPGQLPPWRGLGRGGILEEQCDASSTCSQDGQAFKGIFFHHFTAFCSPLEPLRGRQGRIVDPRGFKKVKSIHAKACQSYLGWVKHNALAAIETRDDAGLFGMWWGAGIFDASVTLDNDGIKHDAENSTDYRNRGTPAGETWGGSHRWLPGTGGLSPLESKPDQQVMDVAGDRLFPRTRRPSTRGVKDPNTRGRGRTVETQVGGIALLRAYWELSRAF comes from the exons ATGGCATGGCTCAAAGTCGCTGCTGGCGTCGCCAGTGTGCTTGCGATAACCAAGCCCATCTCAGCTGCACCTAGTCGTGAGAACGCACAGCAAGATTATTGCCCTATCATATATGATGAACAACCAACAAACTGTCGTGCAATTCCAGAAACATTTCTAAGTTTCTCACCAAAGAAATCTGAACCTTCCCCTGCCGAGACACAGATTCTCGAAGATGCTCTCAGTGCTCTCTCAACCTTGCAGGACACCTTTTTTGAACCAGACTATGCGACATGGCCCTCTGCTATTGATTGGACTGCAGCTGTGACAGGAACAGTTGTAGCTGGAATGTTGACCACTTTATCCAAGGCCATTAACACTGTCGACTtgggtggtgttgatgattgGAGAGTGAAAGAGAACATTATTTCGACTTTCTATGCGCAACTTGTTGGCTCGTACTTTGGACAAGACGTCTTATCACTTCGAGGACAG GCCTATGATGACATCCTGTGGGTGGTTCTTGGCTGGATTGAAGCTATCAAATTCGTAAACACTCATGCAGAACTTCACTATCCCAAGATTAAATCAAAGGGAACTGCTCCCAATAGTCTAAAGGACATGATTGATGCCATGCCATGGCAAGGTTACAACTGGTTCTCATCTTTTTCGCATCGCTCTCGCATCTTCTGGAACTTGGCGACTCACGGCTGGGAAACGAAATTCTGCAACGGAGGCATGGTCTGGAATCCTCGTTTGAACCCTTACAAAAACGCCATCACCAACGAACTATGGATTTCTGCCTCAATCTCCATGTACGAACATTTTCCTGGCGATAACTTTACTGCTCCATGGCTCAACAATGCTGTGTTCCCGGATAACGACCCGGCACATCTTGAGGCCGCCATTGAGGGATACAAGTGGCTGATAGACGTCAACATGACCAACTCCCGCGGCCTTTTTGTCGATGGGTATCATATTGACAGTAGCAAACCTGGCAACACAAAGTGCGACATTCGAGACGAAATGGTGTACACGTACAACCAGGGTGTCTTGCTAACAGGCCAAAGAGGACTCTGGTCTGTCAGCGGTAGTGCATCGTACCTGGAAGATGGTCATCGCTTGATCCAATCCGTGATCGAAGCGACGGGTTGGGATTTGAAAGGCGACAAGCCCGCGGATGATACAAGACGCCTAGGTCCCGGCCAGTTGCCGCCCTGGCGTGGGcttggaagaggaggaatcTTGGAAGAACAATGCGATGCTAGCAGCACCTGCTCCCAAGATGGCCAGGCATTCAAAGGTATCTTCTTCCATCACTTTACAGCATTCTGCAGCCCACTTGAACCTCTCAGGGGTAGACAGGGCAGAATAGTCGATCCTCGTGGCTTTAAGAAAGTCAAGTCTATTCATGCGAAAGCTTGCCAATCGTATTTGGGCTGGGTCAAGCACAACGCCCTAGCAGCCATTGAAACACGAGACGATGCTGGTCTTTTCGGTATGTGGTGGGGTGCTGGCATCTTTGACGCAAGCGTCACGTTGGACAATGACGGCATCAAGCACGACGCTGAGAACTCAACTGATTACCGCAACCGAGGAACGCCAGCGGGTGAAACGTGGGGAGGAAGCCACAGATGGCTTCCGGGAACGGGAGGCTTGTCACCTTTGGAGTCAAAACCCGACCAGCAAGTTATGGACGTTGCTGGGGATAGACTCTTTCCAAGGACTAGAAGACCATCAACTCGAGGAGTGAAGGATCCCAATACACGGGGTCGAGGTCGAACTGTGGAAACGCAGGTTGGAGGAATCGCATTGCTTAGAGCATATTGGGAGCTTTCCCGGGCATTTTGA
- a CDS encoding hypothetical protein (TransMembrane:1 (o611-631i)~BUSCO:12196at5125), with amino-acid sequence MAPGKRNLKATKKFEKKHLTGTLEKRKAGAKLKQRKQMQDKKKLRRSKDAESIRNDNDAEAKKPSAKGKKINDMSVDEFFSGGFDEIIDEKKKLGKRKRNGNTAEDNEASGDDSMDEQPLAAGDDSDDNIEEADSLGMSKQAMDELAEKDPEFYKFLKENDPEVLDFDDNADLSEVDALSGDDEEEQEEEQPKKKQKKNKKAAEAEAESAAVAQGNELTRELVASWKKAMTEKNSLRAARQVVLAFRCAAHLNETDEETEQRYVINSPEVYNDILLLALKQIPTVMNHHLPIKESASGRVYVQTESRKFHTLSLLLKTYTSSIMHLLSSLSDDKTLKLTLSSITPILPYLLSFKKLVKALAKSVVNFWAQPASSETTKITAFLVLRRLVVIGDKGIRETVLKAVYQGLIQGCRVTNANTIQGINLMKNSAAELWGIDQAVGYTTAFSFIRQLAIHLRNSIVHNKNDAFRIVYNWQYTHSLDFWSCVLAEHCSPMKEAEAGKESQLKLLIYPLVQVTLGAMRLIPTAVYFPFRFHLIRSLLRISRATGTYIPLASPLLEVLTSTEMKKAPKAASLKPFDFATSYKAPKSYLRTRVLQDGIGEQLAELLSEYFMLWATSIAFPELALPILIQLKRWLKQARNKTSGNKNAKLAGQLILLVQKLEANAKFIEEKRSKVDFAPKDRAQVDAFLRDFDTAKTPLGAFVVGQRKARAERAKLLEEARREDDRKRRENEKADVEDEVMEDSEAEDDDEDEEDEEMDDGADDSDEDDEE; translated from the coding sequence ATGGCGCCAGGCAAGAGGAACCTCAAGGCGACGAAGAAGTTCGAGAAGAAACATCTAACGGGCACGTTGGAGAAGCGCAAGGCTGGTGCCAAGCTCAAGCAGCGCAAGCAGATgcaggacaagaagaaacTCAGAAGATCAAAGGATGCTGAGTCCATCAGGAATGACAATGATGCCGAGGCAAAGAAGCCAAGcgccaagggcaagaagatcaacgACATGAGCGTCGACGAGTTCTTTTCTGGTGGTTTCGATGAGATTATtgacgaaaagaagaagcttggAAAGCGCAAGAGGAACGGTAACACCGCTGAGGATAACGAAGCCAGCGGTGATGACTCAATGGACGAGCAGCCCCTCGCTGCTGGCGACGACAGCGACGACAATATCGAAGAGGCGGACAGCCTTGGTATGAGCAAACAAGCCATGGACGAGCTCGCCGAGAAGGATCCCGAATTCTACAAGTTCTTGAAGGAGAACGACCCCGAGGTCCTCGACTTTGACGACAATGCCGATCTCTCAGAAGTCGATGCGCTCAGCGgtgacgacgaggaggaacaagaagaagagcagcccaagaagaagcaaaaaaagaacaagaaggcGGCAGAGGCAGAGGCAGAGTCTGCCGCGGTCGCGCAAGGGAACGAGTTGACCCGTGAGCTTGTTGCTTCATGGAAGAAGGCTATGACTGAGAAGAACTCCCTACGAGCTGCTCGACAGGTCGTGTTGGCTTTCCGTTGCGCCGCGCACTTGAACGAGACTGATGAGGAGACTGAGCAGCGATATGTTATCAACAGTCCCGAGGTCTACAACGACATCCTGCTCCTTGCTCTCAAGCAGATTCCCACGGTTATGAACCACCATCTCCCTATCAAGGAGTCCGCCTCCGGTAGAGTCTACGTCCAGACCGAGTCAAGAAAATTCCACACCTTGTCTCTACTGCTCAAGACATACACCTCTTCTATTATGCACCTCCTGAGCTCTCTGTCCGACGACAAGACCCTCAAGCTTACTCTCTCCTCCATCACCCCCATCCTCCCTTACCTCCTCTCTTTCAAGAAGCTCGTCAAGGCTCTCGCCAAGTCCGTCGTCAACTTCTGGGCTCAGCCTGCCAGTTCCGAGACAACAAAGATCACAGCGTTCCTTGTTCTGCGACGTCTGGTCGTGATCGGTGACAAGGGTATCCGGGAGACAGTCCTCAAGGCTGTTTACCAAGGTCTTATTCAGGGCTGTCGTGTCACAAACGCCAACACTATCCAGGGCATCAACCTCATGAAGAACTCTGCTGCTGAGCTTTGGGGCATCGACCAGGCTGTTGGCTACACCACCGCCTTCTCCTTTATCCGACAGCTCGCCATTCATCTGCGCAACAGTATCGTGCACAACAAGAACGACGCTTTCCGCATCGTCTACAACTGGCAGTATACCCACTCTCTCGACTTTTGGTCATGTGTTCTCGCCGAGCACTGCAGTCCTATGAAGGAGGCCGAGGCCGGAAAGGAGAGTCAGCTCAAACTCCTCATCTACCCTCTCGTCCAGGTTACTCTCGGAGCGATGCGCCTGATCCCCACCGCCGTCTACTTCCCCTTCCGTTTCCATCTCATCCGCTCACTCCTCCGAATTTCTCGCGCCACTGGCACTTACATTCCCCTAGCCTCTCCCCTTCTCGAGGTCCTTACCTCAactgagatgaagaaggcccCCAAGGCCGCTTCCCTCAAGCCCTTTGACTTTGCCACATCATACAAGGCACCCAAGTCATACCTCCGAACTCGTGTTCTTCAGGACGGTATCGGTGAGCAGCTCGCCGAACTTCTGAGCGAGTACTTCATGCTCTGGGCTACCTCTATTGCCTTCCCTGAGCTCGCCCTTCCTATCCTCATCCAGCTCAAGCGCTGGCTCAAGCAAGCCCGCAACAAGACTTCTGGCAACAAGAACGCCAAGCTCGCCGGTCAACTCATCCTTCTTGTGCAGAAGCTTGAGGCCAACGCCAAGTTCATCGAGGAGAAACGTTCCAAGGTCGATTTCGCACCCAAGGACCGCGCCCAGGTTGATGCTTTCCTACGTGACTTTGACACTGCCAAGACACCTCTTGGAGCTTTCGTTGTTGGACAACGCAAGGCTCGGGCTGAGCGTGCCAAGCTTCTCGAGGAGGCTAGAAGGGAGGACGACCGCAAGCGACGAGAGAATGAGAAGGCTGATGTGGAAGATGAAGTGATGGAAGATAGCGAAGccgaggacgacgacgaagatgaagaggacgaggagaTGGATGATGGCGCTGATGATagcgacgaggatgatgaagagtag